From a region of the Zingiber officinale cultivar Zhangliang chromosome 10B, Zo_v1.1, whole genome shotgun sequence genome:
- the LOC122029701 gene encoding probable peptide/nitrate transporter At3g43790, producing the protein MRFDVILSQAEMPENREPLLNSKVYFFDDCPGCKQDRKKESNPGIPYKEFFYVWIVTLCTALPISSLFPFLYFMIRDLHVAEREEDIGFYAGFVGASFMVGRASTSMLWGIFADKYGRKPVILISIFSVVLFNTLFGLSTSYWMAISTRLLLGLLNGISGPIKAYSVEVCREEHQSLGVSLVSTAWGIGLIIGPALGGFLAQPAEKYPKIFSQGSFFSRFPYCLPCALISLLALGVFIASLWLPETLHNHDPQTMADVATEDVETSICSSGLRGGHGEFEKNDAPSKNLLKNWPLMSSIIVYCIFSLHDMAYSEIFSLWAVSDKSYGGLSFSSQDVGVVLASSGFGLLIFQVFLYPPIERLLGSINSIRVAAVLSMPLLAAYPFMSSISGLTLKVIVNFASLLKNVLSMIIITSLFLLQNNSVPREQRGAANGISVTAMSLFKAIAPAAGGVIFSWAQKRQHAILFPGDQIVFFILNLVELTGLLLCFKPFLTPPR; encoded by the exons ATGCGCTTTGATGTGATATTGTCTCAGGCAGAAATGCCAGAGAACAGGGAACCATTATTGAACTCCAAGGTTTATTTCTTCGATGATTGTCCAGGATGCAAGCAagacaggaagaaggaaagtaATCCAGGGATTCCCTACAAAGAGTTTTTCTATGTGTGGATAGTTACCCTCTGCACAG CTCTGCCAATATCATCATTGTTTCCCTTCTTGTACTTCATG ATAAGAGACTTGCATGTTGCAGAAAGAGAGGAAGATATTGGGTTCTACGCAGGTTTTGTTG GAGCTTCGTTTATGGTTGGAAGGGCATCTACTTCCATGTTATGGGGAATATTTGCTGACAAATATGGAAGAAAACCAGTTATACTTATCAGCATCTTCTCTGT CGTCCTTTTCAACACACTCTTTGGTTTGAGTACAAGTTACTGGATGGCTATCAGTACAAGGTTACTACTTGGATTACTAAATGGTATAAGTGGACCAATAAAG GCTTATTCTGTGGAAGTTTGTAGGGAAGAGCATCAATCTCTTGGAGTATCTCTT GTATCCACGGCATGGGGCATAGGCTTGATCATTGGCCCTGCTCTGGGAGGTTTTTTGGCTCAG CCTGCAGAAAAATATCCCAAAATATTCTCCCAAGGTTCTTTCTTTTCAAG GTTTCCTTACTGTTTGCCTTGTGCTCTTATTTCACTTCTTGCACTTGGAGTTTTTATAGCTTCTTTGTGGCTTCCA GAGACACTGCACAACCATGATCCGCAAACCATGGCGGATGTAGCAACTGAAGATGTAGAAACATCTATATGCAGCTCTGGCTTAAGAGGAGGACATGGTGAATTTGAGAAAAATGATGCTCCTTCAAAGAACTTACTCAAGAACTGGCCATTGATGTCATCGATCATTGTTTATTGTATTTTTTCTCTTCATGACATGGCTTACAGTGAG ATATTCTCATTATGGGCCGTTAGTGATAAAAGCTATGGAGGACTGAGCTTTTCATCTCAAGATGTTGGTGTGGTGCTTGCAAGTTCAG GTTTTGGTCTTCTAATTTTCCAAGTTTTTCTTTATCCTCCAATTGAGAGGCTCCTCGGATCCATCAACTCGATTCGTGTGGCTGCA GTTTTGTCTATGCCTTTGCTTGCCGCTTATCCATTTATGTCAAGTATATCAGGGCTTACACTCAAGGTCATCGTGAATTTCGCATCTCTGCTGAAGAATGTTCTTTCTATGATCATCATTACTAGCCTATTCCTTCTGCAAAACAACTCGGTACCTCGAGAACAAAGAGGAGCTGCAAATGGGATATCTGTGACTGCAATGTCCCTTTTCAAAGCAATTGCTCCTGCAGCTGGGGGTGTCATATTTTCCTGGGCACAGAAACGCCAACATGCCATTTTATTTCCTGGTGATCAGATTGTTTTCTTCATTCTGAACCTGGTGGAATTGACAGGCCTCCTCCTATGCTTCAAGCCTTTCCTAACTCCTCCAAGATAA